From one Erythrobacter sp. HKB08 genomic stretch:
- a CDS encoding NADH-quinone oxidoreductase subunit J, which produces MIQTIAFYFFAVLVIASAVMVITAKNPVHSVLWLILAFFNAAGLMVLVGAEFIAMLLVVVYVGAVAVLFLFVVMMLDIDFAELRAGFIRNFPLGIAIALVLLAELVLGIGAYQAGALELGTPSGEGAPRVGESNIESLGVLLYGKYLFLFEAAGIILLIAMIGAIVLTHRPPKTQRGHQNIAKQNQRRPEDATVMKRPEVGKGVEL; this is translated from the coding sequence ATGATTCAAACAATCGCCTTCTACTTTTTCGCGGTCCTCGTCATCGCCAGCGCGGTGATGGTGATCACGGCGAAAAACCCGGTCCACTCGGTGCTGTGGCTGATCCTCGCGTTCTTCAACGCGGCGGGCCTGATGGTGCTGGTCGGCGCGGAATTCATCGCGATGCTGCTGGTCGTCGTCTACGTCGGCGCGGTCGCGGTGCTGTTCCTGTTCGTCGTCATGATGCTCGACATCGACTTCGCCGAACTGCGCGCCGGTTTCATCCGCAATTTCCCTCTCGGGATCGCCATCGCGCTGGTCCTGCTGGCGGAGCTGGTGCTGGGCATCGGCGCCTACCAGGCCGGAGCGCTCGAACTCGGCACGCCGAGCGGCGAGGGCGCCCCGCGCGTGGGTGAAAGCAATATCGAGAGCCTCGGTGTCCTGCTTTACGGCAAGTACCTGTTCCTGTTCGAGGCTGCGGGCATCATCCTGCTCATCGCGATGATCGGCGCGATCGTGCTGACGCACCGTCCGCCCAAGACGCAGCGCGGCCACCAGAACATCGCCAAGCAGAACCAGCGCCGCCCCGAGGACGCGACCGTCATGAAGCGTCCTGAAGTCGGGAAGGGGGTCGAGCTCTGA
- the nuoI gene encoding NADH-quinone oxidoreductase subunit NuoI: MTSVAHLVKSFTLWEFVKAHALTLKYFFKPKVTINYPFEKNPLSPRFRGEHALRRYPNGEERCIACKLCEAICPAQAITIESEPREDGSRRTTRYDIDMTKCIYCGFCQEACPVDAIVEGPNFEYATETREELLYDKAKLLANGDKWERAIAANLEADAPYR, from the coding sequence ATGACCTCGGTCGCGCATCTCGTAAAATCGTTCACCCTGTGGGAGTTCGTGAAGGCGCATGCCCTCACGCTGAAGTACTTCTTCAAGCCCAAGGTGACGATCAACTATCCGTTCGAGAAGAACCCGCTCAGCCCGCGTTTCCGCGGTGAGCATGCCCTGCGCCGGTATCCCAACGGGGAAGAGCGCTGCATCGCCTGCAAGCTGTGCGAGGCGATCTGCCCGGCGCAGGCAATCACTATCGAGAGCGAACCGCGCGAGGACGGCAGCCGCCGCACCACGCGCTACGACATCGACATGACCAAGTGCATCTACTGCGGCTTCTGCCAGGAAGCCTGCCCGGTGGATGCGATCGTCGAAGGGCCGAACTTCGAATACGCGACCGAAACGCGCGAGGAACTGCTCTACGACAAGGCAAAACTGCTGGCCAACGGGGACAAGTGGGAGCGTGCGATCGCCGCGAACCTTGAAGCCGATGCGCCCTACCGCTAA
- the nuoH gene encoding NADH-quinone oxidoreductase subunit NuoH: protein MTEFFQNLGMTYEWAWFTATVAGILLIALPLMLAVAMIIYMDRKVWAAINLRRGPNVVGPFGLLQSFADGLKVFLQETIIPSAANKGIFILAPIITFTVALAAWAVVPFDAGVVLADINVGLLYILAISSLSVYGVVMSGWASNSKYPFFSAMRAAAQMISYEVSIGFILICVVLWAGTFNLSDIVEAQKGHGLGFVNGYWFNLLLFPMWVMFFISSLAETQRVPFDLTEAESELVAGYQTEYSSMSFALFWLGEYANILLMCTLNALLFFGGWLPPVDWAPLYEVPGIIWLFAKILFFFFMFSWVMATVPRYRYDQLMRLGWKVFLPLSLFFVVAISGYLMATGHYGAAA, encoded by the coding sequence ATGACCGAATTCTTCCAGAACCTCGGCATGACCTACGAATGGGCGTGGTTCACTGCGACCGTCGCAGGCATCCTGCTGATCGCGCTGCCGCTCATGCTGGCAGTCGCGATGATCATTTACATGGACCGCAAGGTTTGGGCGGCGATCAACCTGCGTCGCGGGCCGAACGTGGTCGGGCCTTTCGGCCTGCTCCAGTCTTTCGCCGACGGTCTCAAGGTATTCCTGCAGGAAACCATTATCCCGAGCGCGGCGAACAAGGGCATCTTCATCCTCGCGCCGATCATCACCTTCACCGTGGCGCTCGCCGCCTGGGCCGTGGTGCCGTTCGATGCGGGCGTGGTGCTGGCGGACATCAACGTCGGCCTGCTCTACATCCTCGCGATCAGCTCGCTGTCGGTTTACGGCGTGGTCATGTCGGGCTGGGCGTCCAACTCGAAATACCCGTTCTTCTCCGCCATGCGCGCCGCCGCACAGATGATCTCTTACGAAGTCTCGATCGGCTTCATCCTGATCTGCGTCGTGCTGTGGGCGGGCACCTTCAACCTCAGCGACATCGTCGAGGCGCAGAAGGGCCACGGCCTCGGCTTCGTGAACGGCTACTGGTTCAACCTGCTGCTTTTCCCGATGTGGGTGATGTTCTTCATCTCCAGCCTCGCGGAAACGCAGCGCGTTCCCTTCGACCTTACCGAGGCTGAATCGGAACTCGTCGCCGGTTACCAGACCGAATACAGCTCGATGAGCTTCGCGCTCTTCTGGCTCGGCGAATATGCCAACATCCTGCTGATGTGCACGCTCAACGCGCTGCTCTTCTTCGGTGGCTGGTTGCCGCCGGTCGACTGGGCGCCGCTCTACGAAGTGCCGGGCATCATCTGGCTGTTCGCCAAGATCCTGTTCTTCTTCTTCATGTTCAGCTGGGTCATGGCGACCGTACCGCGCTATCGCTACGACCAGCTGATGCGGCTTGGCTGGAAGGTCTTCCTGCCGCTGAGCCTGTTCTTCGTCGTCGCCATTTCCGGATATCTGATGGCCACGGGCCACTATGGAGCCGCCGCATGA
- the nuoG gene encoding NADH-quinone oxidoreductase subunit NuoG: MPKVTVDGQEIEVPDGATVLQACEMAGKEIPRFCYHERLSIAGNCRMCLVEVKPGPPKPQASCALPATEGQDIRTDTEMVKTAREGVMEFLLINHPLDCPICDQGGECDLQDQAVAYGRGGSRYQMNKRAVTEKYMGPLIKTVMTRCIHCTRCVRFSEEIAGVDEIGALYRGEDMQITTYLEQAAQHELSANVIDLCPVGALTSRPYAFEARPWELKKTLSIDVSDAVGANITLYSKGREVMRALPRNNDDVNEEWLSDKGRYQVDGLTRRRLDKVFMRKRGKLQPAGWDEAFKAIAKQLKGNTKSIAAVAGDMVDCETMFATKSLLKACGSNLVEGRQTGMDYDVSNLAAVNFNSTLAGIETADAILIVGSHVRWEAPLVNVRLRKAVKRGAKVFVLGPEWDPTYPAEFIGNDLSALSNLPASVTDAFNGAERPAIIMGGAALAKGALAAGLAAADALGVVKDGWNGFNVLHFSAARMGGLMLGFAQKGGMADIAKAAPKVLLSLGADEMDYEPYADSLKVYIGHHGDKGAHSADIILPAASFAEKDGTFVNTEGRVQYAEKAVFAPGDAREDWTIVRALADALGVNVGFDSFDELQSAMIKAVPALGEEGLADLGSLPKADGAAKAEGTIDAYPIKDFYLTNPIARASGVMQQCSAELLHGEELAEAAE; encoded by the coding sequence ATGCCTAAGGTCACAGTAGACGGACAGGAAATCGAGGTTCCGGACGGTGCGACCGTCCTGCAGGCCTGCGAAATGGCCGGGAAGGAAATCCCGCGTTTCTGCTATCACGAGCGGCTGTCGATTGCCGGCAACTGCCGCATGTGCCTCGTCGAGGTGAAGCCCGGACCGCCCAAGCCGCAGGCGAGCTGTGCGCTCCCGGCGACCGAAGGGCAGGACATCCGCACCGACACCGAAATGGTGAAGACCGCGCGCGAAGGCGTGATGGAATTCCTTCTCATCAATCACCCGCTCGACTGCCCGATCTGCGACCAGGGCGGCGAGTGCGACCTGCAGGACCAGGCTGTTGCCTATGGTCGTGGCGGTTCGCGCTACCAGATGAACAAGCGGGCGGTGACCGAGAAGTACATGGGTCCGCTGATCAAGACGGTGATGACCCGCTGCATCCACTGCACCCGCTGCGTGCGTTTCTCCGAAGAGATCGCCGGCGTGGACGAAATCGGCGCGCTGTATCGCGGCGAGGACATGCAGATCACCACCTATCTCGAGCAGGCCGCGCAGCACGAGCTGTCCGCAAACGTCATCGACCTTTGCCCGGTCGGCGCGCTCACCTCGCGCCCCTATGCGTTCGAAGCGCGTCCGTGGGAGCTCAAGAAGACGCTCAGCATCGATGTTTCCGACGCGGTCGGCGCGAACATCACCCTTTATTCCAAGGGCCGCGAAGTCATGCGTGCGCTTCCGCGCAACAATGACGACGTCAACGAGGAATGGCTGTCCGACAAGGGGCGCTACCAGGTCGACGGGCTGACTCGCCGCCGCCTCGACAAGGTCTTCATGCGCAAGCGCGGCAAGCTCCAGCCTGCCGGTTGGGACGAGGCCTTCAAGGCGATCGCCAAGCAGCTCAAGGGCAACACCAAGAGCATCGCGGCCGTCGCGGGCGACATGGTCGACTGCGAAACGATGTTCGCTACCAAGTCGCTGCTCAAGGCATGTGGTTCGAACCTCGTCGAAGGTCGCCAGACCGGCATGGATTACGACGTGTCGAACCTCGCGGCCGTGAATTTCAACTCGACCCTCGCGGGTATCGAGACCGCCGATGCGATCCTGATCGTCGGCAGCCACGTGCGCTGGGAAGCGCCGCTGGTGAATGTCCGCCTGCGCAAGGCGGTCAAGCGCGGGGCGAAAGTCTTCGTGCTCGGCCCGGAATGGGATCCGACCTATCCTGCCGAATTCATCGGCAACGATCTTTCGGCCCTGTCGAACCTTCCGGCCAGCGTTACCGACGCCTTCAATGGTGCCGAGCGCCCGGCGATCATCATGGGCGGCGCCGCGCTTGCAAAGGGTGCGCTCGCTGCGGGCCTTGCTGCGGCAGACGCGCTTGGCGTCGTCAAGGACGGGTGGAACGGCTTCAACGTGCTGCACTTCTCCGCGGCGCGCATGGGCGGCCTGATGCTCGGCTTCGCGCAGAAGGGCGGCATGGCGGATATCGCCAAAGCTGCTCCGAAAGTGCTCCTCTCGCTCGGCGCGGACGAGATGGATTACGAGCCTTACGCCGACAGCCTGAAGGTCTACATCGGCCATCACGGCGACAAGGGCGCGCATTCGGCCGACATCATCCTCCCGGCGGCAAGCTTCGCCGAGAAGGACGGAACCTTCGTCAACACCGAAGGCCGCGTGCAATATGCCGAGAAGGCCGTTTTCGCGCCGGGTGACGCGCGCGAGGACTGGACGATCGTTCGCGCGCTTGCGGATGCGCTCGGCGTGAACGTCGGCTTCGACAGCTTCGACGAACTGCAGTCGGCCATGATCAAGGCCGTGCCTGCGCTCGGCGAGGAAGGCCTTGCCGACCTCGGATCGCTGCCGAAGGCCGATGGCGCTGCGAAGGCTGAAGGCACGATCGATGCCTATCCGATCAAGGATTTCTACCTCACCAACCCGATCGCGCGTGCGAGCGGCGTGATGCAGCAATGCTCGGCCGAGCTGCTGCACGGCGAAGAACTTGCGGAGGCAGCGGAATGA
- the nuoF gene encoding NADH-quinone oxidoreductase subunit NuoF, whose amino-acid sequence MLADKDRIFTNVYGFQDWGLKAAQQRGDWDDTKSLIARGQDAIIEEIKTSGLRGRGGAGFPTGLKWSFMPKESKDGRPSFLVINADESEPGSCKDREIIRHDPHKLIEGALVAGFAMRARAAYIYIRGEYIREAETLQAAIDEAYDAGLIGKNAAKSGYDFDVFLHRGAGAYICGEETAMIESLEGKKGQPRLKPPFPAGAGLYGCPTTVNNVESIAVVPTILRRGGSWFASFGRENNKGTKLFQISGHVNKPCVVEEALSIPFSELIEKHCGGIIGGKDNLLAVIPGGSSVPLVPAEQIWDAPMDFDGLKDLGSGLGTAGVIVMDKSTDIVRAISRISYFYKHESCGQCTPCREGTGWMWRMMERLREGDAAIEEIDMLQQVTKQVEGHTICALGDAAAWPIQGLIRHFRPELERRIHEHNAKFAEAAE is encoded by the coding sequence ATGCTGGCCGATAAGGATCGCATCTTCACGAACGTCTACGGCTTCCAGGACTGGGGCCTGAAGGCAGCGCAACAGCGCGGCGACTGGGACGATACCAAGTCGCTCATCGCGCGCGGCCAGGACGCGATCATCGAGGAAATCAAGACCTCTGGCCTGCGCGGCCGCGGCGGTGCGGGCTTCCCGACCGGCCTCAAGTGGTCGTTCATGCCGAAGGAAAGCAAGGACGGCCGTCCCAGCTTCCTCGTCATCAATGCCGACGAATCCGAGCCGGGTTCGTGCAAGGACCGCGAGATCATCCGCCACGATCCGCACAAGCTGATCGAAGGCGCGCTGGTTGCCGGTTTCGCCATGCGCGCGCGTGCGGCCTACATCTACATCCGCGGCGAATACATCCGCGAGGCCGAGACGCTGCAGGCTGCGATCGACGAGGCCTATGATGCCGGCCTGATCGGCAAGAACGCTGCGAAGTCGGGCTACGATTTCGACGTCTTCCTGCACCGCGGCGCGGGCGCCTACATCTGCGGTGAAGAAACCGCGATGATCGAAAGCCTAGAAGGCAAGAAGGGCCAGCCGCGCCTCAAGCCGCCGTTTCCGGCAGGCGCGGGCCTCTATGGCTGCCCGACCACGGTCAACAACGTCGAGAGCATCGCGGTCGTCCCGACGATCCTGCGTCGCGGCGGTTCGTGGTTCGCCAGCTTCGGGCGCGAGAACAACAAGGGCACCAAGCTGTTCCAGATCAGCGGCCATGTGAACAAGCCTTGCGTGGTCGAGGAAGCGCTCAGCATCCCGTTCAGCGAGCTGATCGAGAAGCACTGCGGCGGTATCATCGGCGGCAAGGACAACCTCCTCGCCGTGATCCCCGGCGGTTCGTCGGTTCCGCTGGTCCCGGCAGAGCAGATCTGGGACGCACCGATGGATTTCGACGGCCTCAAGGACCTCGGCTCGGGCCTCGGCACGGCCGGTGTCATCGTGATGGACAAGTCGACCGACATCGTCCGCGCGATTTCCCGCATCAGCTACTTCTACAAACACGAGAGCTGCGGCCAGTGCACGCCCTGCCGCGAAGGTACTGGCTGGATGTGGCGCATGATGGAGCGCCTGCGCGAAGGCGATGCGGCGATCGAGGAAATCGACATGCTGCAACAGGTCACCAAGCAGGTCGAAGGCCATACCATCTGCGCCCTGGGCGATGCGGCCGCATGGCCGATTCAGGGCCTCATCCGCCATTTCCGTCCGGAGCTCGAGCGCCGGATTCACGAACACAACGCCAAATTCGCTGAGGCAGCCGAATAA
- the nuoE gene encoding NADH-quinone oxidoreductase subunit NuoE: MADRTPAPDTPELRERWGNFAFNADYKAKADKAIARYPEGRQRSAVMPLLDLAQRQVGEETNTQGWLPLPVIEYVADYLGMPVIRVLEVATFYFMYNLKPVGRYHVQVCGTTPCMLRGSDGLFETCKKRGMKKGEVSEDGLWTLTEVECMGNCATAPMVQINDDNYEDLTPERLDAVLDALARGEQPKAGTQEPGRHTSEPSGGPTTLKEMVEANHDYRGEWS, encoded by the coding sequence ATGGCTGATCGTACACCCGCACCCGATACGCCGGAACTGCGCGAGCGTTGGGGCAATTTCGCCTTCAACGCCGACTACAAGGCGAAGGCCGACAAGGCGATTGCGCGCTATCCCGAAGGGCGCCAGCGCTCTGCGGTGATGCCGCTGCTCGACCTTGCCCAGCGCCAGGTCGGTGAAGAGACCAACACGCAGGGCTGGCTGCCGCTGCCGGTGATCGAATATGTCGCCGACTATCTCGGCATGCCGGTCATCCGCGTTCTCGAAGTCGCGACCTTCTATTTCATGTACAATCTCAAGCCGGTAGGCCGTTATCACGTGCAGGTCTGCGGCACGACGCCGTGCATGCTGCGCGGTTCGGACGGGCTGTTCGAGACTTGCAAGAAGCGCGGCATGAAGAAGGGCGAGGTGTCGGAAGACGGCCTGTGGACCCTCACCGAAGTCGAATGCATGGGCAATTGCGCAACCGCGCCGATGGTCCAGATCAACGACGATAATTACGAAGACCTGACGCCGGAGCGTCTCGACGCCGTGCTCGATGCGCTTGCCAGGGGCGAACAGCCGAAGGCCGGTACGCAGGAGCCGGGCCGTCATACGTCCGAGCCGAGCGGCGGTCCGACCACGCTCAAGGAAATGGTCGAGGCGAACCACGACTATCGCGGTGAGTGGTCATGA
- a CDS encoding NADH-quinone oxidoreductase subunit D, with amino-acid sequence MSLQLEESPTTGDEVITNYTINFGPQHPAAHGVLRMVMELDGEIIERIDPHVGLLHRGTEKLIEQRTYLQSLPYFDRLDYCSPLAQEYSYVLAIEKMLNVEVPERAQYLRVLFAELTRICNHMLNIGAHVMDVGAMTPNLWVFELREDCMNFFERASGARMHSAWFRPGGVHQDVPEKLLVDIGEWLDTRLPELFGDAMSLVLDNRIFKQRNVDIAVVSRDDAIAWGFSGPMIRAAGVPWDLRKAQPYDVYDRMDFEIPVGTNSDCYDRFVVRVKEVYESAKIIKQCLAEMPEGPVASTDGKVSPPKRGEMKQSMEALIHHFKLYTEGFHVPAGEVYVATESPKGEFGVYLVSDGSNKPYRCKIRPTAFSHLQAMDMMSKGHMLPDATAILGAIDVVFGECDR; translated from the coding sequence ATGAGCCTGCAGCTCGAAGAGTCGCCGACCACCGGCGACGAGGTCATCACCAACTACACGATCAACTTCGGCCCGCAGCACCCGGCGGCGCACGGCGTTCTTCGCATGGTCATGGAGCTCGATGGCGAGATCATCGAGCGTATCGACCCGCATGTCGGCCTGCTGCACCGCGGTACCGAGAAGCTGATCGAGCAGCGCACCTACCTTCAGTCGCTGCCCTATTTCGATCGTCTCGACTACTGCTCGCCGCTGGCGCAGGAATACAGCTACGTCCTCGCTATCGAGAAGATGCTGAATGTCGAGGTGCCGGAGCGTGCGCAGTACCTTCGCGTGCTGTTCGCCGAGCTGACCCGCATCTGCAACCACATGCTCAACATCGGCGCCCACGTGATGGACGTTGGCGCGATGACGCCGAACCTATGGGTGTTCGAGCTGCGCGAAGACTGCATGAACTTCTTCGAGCGGGCCTCGGGCGCGCGCATGCACAGCGCGTGGTTCCGTCCGGGCGGTGTCCATCAGGACGTGCCGGAAAAGCTCCTCGTCGACATCGGCGAATGGCTCGATACGCGTCTGCCGGAGCTGTTCGGCGACGCTATGAGCCTCGTTCTCGACAACCGCATCTTCAAGCAGCGCAACGTCGACATTGCTGTCGTCAGCCGTGACGACGCGATCGCCTGGGGCTTCTCGGGCCCGATGATCCGCGCCGCCGGCGTTCCGTGGGACCTGCGCAAGGCGCAGCCTTACGACGTCTACGACCGCATGGACTTCGAAATCCCGGTCGGGACGAATTCCGACTGCTACGACCGCTTCGTCGTGCGCGTGAAGGAAGTCTACGAGAGCGCGAAGATCATCAAGCAGTGCCTCGCCGAAATGCCGGAAGGTCCGGTCGCGAGCACCGACGGCAAGGTCTCCCCGCCCAAGCGCGGCGAGATGAAGCAGTCGATGGAAGCGCTAATCCACCACTTCAAGCTCTACACCGAGGGCTTCCATGTCCCGGCGGGCGAAGTCTACGTCGCGACCGAAAGCCCCAAGGGCGAATTCGGCGTCTATCTCGTCAGCGACGGGTCGAACAAACCCTACCGCTGCAAGATCCGTCCGACCGCTTTCAGTCACCTCCAGGCGATGGACATGATGAGCAAAGGCCACATGCTGCCCGACGCGACCGCCATTCTCGGCGCGATCGACGTCGTGTTCGGGGAGTGTGACCGCTAG
- a CDS encoding NADH-quinone oxidoreductase subunit C, with the protein MAVLHSAPKIASNEGVSEALSKALGGMLVDAHEEHGEILFRVKRESIEDALRLLRDEHEYQQLMEIAGVDYPSRPERFEVVYMLLSLTKNHRIMVKCSTDEATPVPTVTTLWPNAGWLEREVFDMFGVLFEGNTDLRRILTDYGFEGHPFRKDFPMTGYTELRYSEDEKRVVYEPVKLAQDMRTFDFMSPWEGADYVLPGDEKADTPPVDEPKTTEKPSDTGAGAKADAKAAEKVSADAPAEKDTDVAEDAPEPTEDRADRAERKGKTKDTPAATEVDKEDDEK; encoded by the coding sequence ATGGCTGTCCTTCACTCCGCACCGAAGATCGCTTCGAACGAAGGCGTAAGTGAGGCTCTTTCCAAGGCGCTCGGCGGTATGCTCGTCGACGCTCATGAAGAGCATGGCGAAATCCTCTTCCGCGTGAAGCGCGAGAGCATCGAGGATGCGCTGCGCCTGCTGCGTGACGAACACGAATACCAGCAGCTGATGGAGATCGCCGGCGTCGACTACCCGTCGCGTCCCGAGCGGTTCGAAGTCGTCTACATGCTGCTGAGCTTGACCAAGAACCACCGTATCATGGTCAAGTGCTCGACCGACGAAGCGACGCCGGTTCCGACCGTCACGACGCTGTGGCCGAATGCGGGCTGGCTCGAGCGCGAGGTGTTCGACATGTTCGGTGTCCTTTTCGAAGGCAACACCGACCTGCGCCGCATCCTGACCGACTACGGCTTCGAAGGGCATCCCTTCCGCAAGGACTTCCCGATGACCGGCTATACCGAGCTGCGGTATTCGGAAGACGAGAAGCGCGTCGTGTACGAGCCGGTGAAGCTCGCGCAAGACATGCGCACCTTCGACTTCATGAGCCCTTGGGAAGGCGCGGATTACGTGCTCCCGGGCGACGAGAAGGCGGATACGCCTCCTGTCGACGAGCCGAAGACCACGGAAAAGCCGTCCGATACCGGTGCCGGTGCCAAGGCCGACGCCAAGGCTGCCGAGAAAGTCAGCGCCGACGCGCCGGCCGAGAAGGACACCGACGTCGCCGAGGATGCGCCCGAGCCGACCGAGGACCGGGCCGACCGCGCGGAGCGCAAGGGCAAGACCAAGGACACCCCGGCTGCCACCGAGGTCGACAAGGAGGACGACGAGAAGTGA
- a CDS encoding NADH-quinone oxidoreductase subunit B family protein: MGVNETLPPAAQGGEIRQPDQDYFNALQAEVNDKGFLVTSTEDLFQWARTGSLWWMTFGLACCAVEMIHVNMPRYDMERFGVAPRASPRQSDVMIVAGTLCNKMAPALRKVYDQMSDPKYVISMGSCANGGGYYHYSYSVVRGCDRIVPVDIYIPGCPPTAEALLYGVMQLQRKIRRAGTIER; encoded by the coding sequence ATGGGAGTGAACGAAACCCTTCCTCCGGCGGCGCAGGGTGGTGAAATCCGCCAGCCCGACCAGGATTATTTCAACGCCCTCCAGGCCGAGGTGAACGACAAGGGCTTCCTCGTCACTTCGACCGAGGACCTGTTCCAGTGGGCGCGTACCGGTTCGCTCTGGTGGATGACCTTCGGCCTTGCGTGCTGCGCGGTCGAGATGATCCACGTGAACATGCCGCGCTACGACATGGAGCGTTTCGGCGTCGCCCCGCGCGCCTCGCCGCGCCAGTCGGACGTGATGATCGTCGCAGGCACGCTGTGCAACAAGATGGCTCCGGCCCTGCGCAAGGTCTACGACCAGATGTCGGACCCGAAATACGTCATTTCGATGGGCAGCTGCGCCAATGGCGGCGGCTACTATCACTACAGCTATTCGGTCGTGCGCGGCTGTGATCGCATCGTGCCGGTCGACATCTACATCCCGGGTTGCCCGCCGACTGCCGAGGCGCTGCTTTACGGCGTCATGCAGCTGCAGCGGAAAATCCGCCGTGCAGGGACGATCGAACGCTGA
- the ndhC gene encoding NADH-quinone oxidoreductase subunit A translates to MVDLSQYLPILLFLLVAVGLSAAFVFLPMGVSRLTGTHNPDAEKLSEYECGFPAFEEPRSQFDVRFYLVAILFIIFDLEAAFLFPWAVSLDVTGWPAWFTMMIFLTELIVGFAYAWKVGALEWE, encoded by the coding sequence GTGGTCGATCTCAGCCAATATCTCCCGATCCTGCTGTTCCTGCTCGTTGCGGTAGGTCTTTCGGCAGCATTCGTGTTCCTGCCAATGGGCGTCTCCCGCCTGACCGGAACGCACAATCCCGATGCGGAAAAGCTCAGCGAATATGAATGCGGCTTCCCCGCGTTCGAAGAGCCCCGCAGCCAGTTCGACGTGCGCTTCTATCTCGTGGCGATCCTCTTCATCATCTTCGACCTCGAAGCGGCATTCCTCTTCCCGTGGGCTGTGAGCCTCGACGTGACGGGCTGGCCGGCTTGGTTCACGATGATGATCTTCCTTACCGAATTGATCGTGGGCTTTGCCTACGCGTGGAAAGTGGGAGCTCTCGAATGGGAGTGA